The region CACAGCGAGGGGGACTCCGATCCTCCCTGCCAGGAAGGTCTTAAAAGGCTgcatgagaaaaaggaaagcacCTCCACACCCAGCTGTCACCCCACTGGGGCCCTGATCGCAAGACACCGCGCTCAGCAGACCCTGTCCCCAAGGGGAGACGCAACCGGAGAAGCGGGTGGGGTGGAGCAGAGGGAGGCATCTGAGGCCAGGGCCGGCCCCAGGGCTGCTGGGAGAATCCCTCCTGCGGCCTTGCCTCCACCCCAACTGAGCGCCCCCCACGTTCCAGCTGTTCTCAGCGACCCCGGGAGCCGATTCCTCGGCTGCGTGTGAGGAGCTCTGGGGGAATGAGTCACAGCCAGGACCGAGGTGGACTAGAGGGCCACAGGCCCCAGCCTCTGAGTCCaggtttaaaaatacatacatatttactcAAGGGAATTCTCTGCGACTCAGGCCGGGGAGGTGGGGCCTTTCCTGAGCTGGAAACCATCTTAGCGCAGTGGTGGGGCCCAGAGGCGTTATTTACAACATAAACGAGTAACACGCGCATCATCCGCAGACCATCAGCTCCTGAAACTTCATGATACATTTCCATTGTTTGAACAAGAAGACACAAAAGGAGCCACATGCTTCATGGAAGCTTTTTTTGCTATGCTCATCAACGCTGTCCTCGCCTCCGAGGCCCTGGCCCATGTCACCTATCGCCCCGCTCACCTGATCTAGGCCACACACTGCTTCTTTCGCTTACTCTTCTCCGGCTCTGCAAGTAAAAGTTCCAGTTTCCTCTTGGAGAGGGCAAGCTTGGGCCCCCTGTCCCTCTCAGTCCCGAGTCTGGGGGGCGGCCGTGACCCTCTGGCCCTGCCCTGGGGTCTGACAGCCTCGGGGGATCCCCGGTCTTCCTCCATCATCCCCGAGTCCTCCGGGGGTCCCGGCAGCCGGGCCATCCTCCCCCGCGCCTCCAGGCCACCGGCCTCCGCAGGTTGCATGTCCACGTCGCTGGCCTCTGGGGCTGCAGGGGCCCAGCCTGTGGCCGTCAGGACCAGGACTGGAAGGTTCGCCAAGAGGGGGTCTTCTAAGCTCACGTCCCCTGGACCCCTGGACTTGAGCGTGTGCAGAGGCCCATCACAGTTTGCAGCACCCAAGGAGCAGCTGTTGAAATGACAGGAGGTGTGACCACGGGCGTCTTCCCAGTCAGCGTCGTAAGGATCTAAAAGCTGATGACAGAAGGGTTTCTGAGCCGGCGAGCAGGGGAATCAAGGAGAACACACGCCTTACACGCATAAGTAATTTCTTCCGTCATGGACCTTGGCAAATTGTGCACgatctgccctgcaaataaatcttcaaaaatgCCTTTGataagggcttctctgggggctcaaTTGGTCAAGAATCCAAttgccaaggcaagagacatgggtttgatccctggtccgggaagatccacACGTTGAGGAGCAACAAAACTAGTGAGAAGGCCCTGAGCCTGCGGCCCAGGCTCTGCGACAGGAGAAGCCGCCGCagcgagaagcccacgcaccgctcTCCACACCTGGAGAGGGCATGTGTGCggcagcgaagacccagcgcaggcCAAAACacgttttaaattattttttaaatgcgtttgataaggacttcccaggtgatccagtggctaagactccatgttcccaatgcagggggcccaggttcaatccctggtcggggaactagatcccgtgtgccacataAGCATTCACACACCACCATAAAGATCCcgcgtgctgcagctaagacccagggcagccacataactaaatattttttaatgcatttgatAAATATCCCAGGAGCCTCCTAAAAGCCCAAGGGTGCCCCACTGTGCGGGTGTCTCAGCCCGAGCCCCATCGTTTAAAGCCCCCCTTCCAGCGCTGgcagcccctgcccaccaccTCAGTCTGAGCTCATGTTCCTGCTCTGACCCCGGTGAGGGCCTCGCTTGGGCCGCCCCGGGCCCCTGACCGGCCTGCATAAGCAGGCCGTGGAGCCTCAACAGCCTCCACCGCACAGGCCGCCCAAGGCGCCGAAGGAGGTGGAAGTGAGTCTCTAGAACAGTCACTGTTTCCAAGGTGCCCCGGGGGGTTCCTGAAGGCCGACCATGGGCCCATCAGGGCCAGGCGACACCCCAGAGCAGCCAAACGCCTCCCCCGACCTCTACCGCCACAGCCAACGGTGGCTGCAGAGCTTTCTGGACCCTCCTCACACCACCTAGGGACTGAAAGTTCTGTTTCTTACTCTCTTTCACTCCTGCCCCGGTGCTCTGGCTGGAAAGGtctctagagaaagcccaggtgcCCAAGACCAGGGACGACCCCGTGCTGCACGGAGACCCTTCCAGACAGGCTCCAGCTGTGAGGACCCGCAACCCACACGACTCGACCTGTGAGCACCTCCCTCCCCGCTGACCCGCGGCCTCTGCACAGAGGGACCCCAGGCCGAGTCAGCAGGGGGACCCCCCAGGGGCCCTTTCCCTTGGGTGGTGACAACCCCCGAGAAAGCTCACTTGGTCTTTGGACAGCTGACATTCATTTACTCCAGAAGGAGAAATGAACGTAAACACCGTAATCTACTGGCAACCGTAACCATTGCGGGGCCAGAACCTGGTCAGCATCGCTGGAATTCACAAAGCAGACACTCGCTCTTGTGAGCCCA is a window of Bos indicus isolate NIAB-ARS_2022 breed Sahiwal x Tharparkar chromosome 21, NIAB-ARS_B.indTharparkar_mat_pri_1.0, whole genome shotgun sequence DNA encoding:
- the LOC109575734 gene encoding uncharacterized protein, producing MAGLRNGHRSCIRAAFTASTRAGFQKRQRNRLHRLKASHKKNHLDFVEGIWRELLDPYDADWEDARGHTSCHFNSCSLGAANCDGPLHTLKSRGPGDVSLEDPLLANLPVLVLTATGWAPAAPEASDVDMQPAEAGGLEARGRMARLPGPPEDSGMMEEDRGSPEAVRPQGRARGSRPPPRLGTERDRGPKLALSKRKLELLLAEPEKSKRKKQCVA